From a single Microcella sp. genomic region:
- a CDS encoding Fe-S cluster assembly protein HesB, which produces MLVLTETASTVIENLVAREADPQSAGLRIDSGGPQSTEFAVAVLPAPQPGDQVVESGGARVFLEANASVALESKVLDAQVTEQGAVTFAIGDQPA; this is translated from the coding sequence ATGCTCGTACTGACCGAGACCGCCAGCACCGTCATCGAGAACCTCGTCGCTCGCGAGGCCGACCCGCAGAGCGCCGGCCTGCGCATCGACAGCGGAGGCCCGCAGTCGACCGAGTTCGCCGTTGCCGTGCTCCCCGCCCCACAGCCCGGCGACCAGGTCGTCGAATCGGGGGGTGCCCGGGTCTTCCTCGAGGCGAACGCCTCTGTGGCACTCGAGAGCAAGGTGCTCGACGCGCAGGTGACCGAGCAAGGCGCCGTCACGTTCGCGATCGGCGACCAGCCCGCCTAG
- a CDS encoding RNA-binding S4 domain-containing protein: MTHTGVRVDAYTWAIRLYSTRSAATAACKAGHVKVNDASAKPAQVVRVGDRVRALTPGGERIVVVTGLITKRTSAALAAQNYDDLTPLPPPREERPATVLRERGAGRPTKRDRRLIERLRGRDDI; this comes from the coding sequence ATGACGCACACCGGAGTACGGGTTGACGCCTACACCTGGGCGATCAGGCTCTACTCGACGCGCTCTGCCGCGACAGCCGCCTGCAAAGCAGGTCACGTCAAAGTGAACGACGCGTCGGCCAAGCCCGCCCAGGTCGTGCGCGTCGGCGACCGCGTGCGTGCCCTGACACCGGGGGGCGAGCGCATCGTCGTGGTGACGGGCCTCATCACGAAGCGCACGAGCGCTGCGCTCGCGGCTCAGAACTACGACGATCTGACTCCCCTGCCGCCTCCGCGCGAGGAGCGCCCGGCGACCGTACTGCGTGAGCGCGGAGCAGGTCGGCCGACGAAGCGCGATCGGCGGCTCATCGAGCGGCTGCGGGGCCGCGACGACATCTAG
- a CDS encoding L-lactate dehydrogenase gives MTVIENSRLAIIGAGAVGSSLAYASLIRGSAREVVLYDIDAARVEAEVLDLAHGTPFTGSSAISGGADLDVVEGANIVVVTAGAKQHPGQSRLDLAGVNVGILEKLMPELIERAPNAVYVLVTNPCDVLAVAAQRFSGLPAGRVFSSGTVLDSSRLKWRLAERVGVTASSVHAMIVGEHGDSEFPLWSQSRIGPIPIREWVDDHGDVLSVEELDQIAHEVKTAAYKVIAGKGATNYAIGLSGARIVEAVLNDEGAVLPVSSVLTDYRGVSGVALSVPSIIDAEGVSRVIDVPFSADEERLLHASAETIRESLAALDLA, from the coding sequence ATGACCGTTATTGAGAACTCCCGCCTGGCCATCATCGGCGCTGGGGCCGTCGGCTCCTCCCTCGCCTACGCCTCCCTCATCCGGGGCTCCGCTCGCGAAGTCGTGCTCTACGACATCGACGCCGCGCGCGTCGAGGCCGAAGTGCTCGACCTCGCTCACGGCACCCCGTTCACCGGGTCGAGCGCGATCAGCGGCGGTGCCGATCTCGACGTCGTCGAAGGCGCCAACATCGTGGTCGTGACGGCAGGCGCCAAGCAGCACCCCGGTCAGAGCCGCCTCGACCTCGCCGGCGTCAACGTCGGCATTCTCGAGAAGCTCATGCCTGAGCTCATCGAACGAGCTCCCAACGCCGTCTACGTGCTCGTGACGAACCCGTGCGACGTGCTCGCGGTCGCCGCACAGCGGTTCAGCGGACTGCCCGCCGGGCGAGTCTTCTCGAGCGGCACCGTGCTCGACAGCTCACGCCTCAAGTGGCGCCTGGCCGAGCGGGTCGGAGTGACGGCCTCGAGCGTGCACGCCATGATCGTCGGCGAGCACGGCGACAGTGAGTTTCCGCTCTGGTCGCAAAGCCGCATCGGCCCGATCCCGATTCGCGAGTGGGTCGATGACCACGGTGACGTGCTGAGCGTCGAAGAGCTCGATCAGATCGCCCACGAGGTCAAGACCGCGGCCTACAAGGTCATCGCCGGCAAGGGCGCGACCAACTACGCCATCGGGCTCTCGGGCGCGCGCATCGTCGAGGCGGTGCTCAATGACGAGGGCGCCGTACTGCCGGTGAGCTCGGTGCTTACCGACTATCGCGGTGTGAGCGGCGTGGCGCTCTCCGTGCCGAGCATCATCGACGCCGAGGGAGTCTCACGCGTGATCGATGTGCCGTTTTCGGCCGACGAAGAGCGACTGCTGCACGCCTCCGCCGAGACCATTCGCGAGTCGCTCGCGGCGCTCGACCTGGCCTAG
- a CDS encoding M20/M25/M40 family metallo-hydrolase, which translates to MTHPSAPTAGPSDVIDVLTALVAIDSVNSDLVPEASGETAIVDWCAAWLTQRGFEVTRLEGRTGHPSIIAIARGSGGGPALLLNAHLDTVGVESYEGDPFSASIEGDRLYGRGAFDTKSGVAAAMVAAARAQAELSLRGDIVLALVADEEFGSTGTVETLAHLAATGVMPTAGLVIEPSALELTVAHRGFAWFEVVFSGLAAHGSMPEQGVDALVAASSFVHSLGEVRARLLNDAPHPLLGHGTVRVSTINGGTDAATVADRCVITVERRTLPNDDLDDVERELHELVEHAAGAVPGALGALRRLVARAAFEAQPKSAIVELVAQQVETVLATPARRRGEPFWTDARLVHEAGIPCLVIGADGGGAHADVEWASIRSVRELEAVLLGVIEAHVGRG; encoded by the coding sequence GTGACGCACCCCTCCGCACCGACGGCCGGGCCGAGCGATGTCATCGACGTGCTGACCGCGCTCGTGGCCATCGACTCGGTCAACAGCGATCTCGTGCCCGAAGCGTCGGGTGAGACCGCGATCGTCGACTGGTGCGCCGCCTGGCTGACGCAGCGCGGGTTCGAGGTGACGCGCCTCGAGGGCCGCACCGGGCATCCGTCGATCATCGCGATCGCTCGCGGTAGCGGGGGAGGCCCCGCGCTGCTGCTCAACGCCCACCTCGACACCGTCGGCGTCGAGAGCTACGAGGGCGACCCGTTCTCGGCCAGCATCGAGGGCGACCGCCTCTACGGGCGCGGAGCCTTCGACACGAAGAGCGGGGTGGCGGCGGCCATGGTCGCCGCGGCCCGCGCGCAGGCCGAGCTCTCACTGCGCGGAGACATCGTGTTGGCACTTGTCGCTGACGAAGAGTTCGGCAGCACGGGCACGGTCGAGACGCTCGCCCACCTGGCTGCGACGGGTGTCATGCCGACCGCGGGTCTCGTCATTGAGCCCTCGGCGCTCGAGCTCACCGTGGCGCACCGGGGCTTTGCGTGGTTCGAAGTGGTCTTCAGCGGGCTCGCGGCGCACGGCTCGATGCCCGAGCAGGGCGTCGATGCCCTCGTTGCCGCCAGCAGCTTCGTGCACAGCCTCGGCGAGGTGCGCGCGCGACTGCTGAACGACGCACCGCACCCGCTGCTCGGGCACGGCACCGTGCGGGTGTCGACCATCAACGGGGGAACCGACGCCGCGACCGTCGCCGACCGCTGCGTCATCACCGTCGAACGTCGCACCCTGCCCAACGACGACCTCGACGACGTCGAGCGCGAGCTGCACGAGCTCGTCGAGCACGCGGCCGGCGCGGTGCCCGGAGCTCTCGGTGCGCTGCGCCGACTGGTCGCGCGAGCCGCCTTCGAGGCCCAGCCGAAGAGCGCGATCGTCGAGCTCGTCGCGCAGCAGGTCGAGACGGTGCTCGCCACCCCGGCCCGACGTCGGGGCGAGCCGTTCTGGACAGACGCGCGACTGGTGCACGAGGCGGGCATACCGTGCCTCGTGATCGGCGCCGATGGCGGAGGAGCCCACGCCGATGTCGAGTGGGCCAGCATCCGCTCGGTGCGAGAGCTCGAGGCCGTGCTGCTCGGGGTGATCGAGGCGCACGTCGGCCGCGGCTGA
- a CDS encoding FAD-binding oxidoreductase, whose translation MTDVLAQLQSAVGGSLSIEPVMLESARSDKSGQRSVSPPLAVVTARSVEQVQAVMRIAHEHRIPVVPRGAGTGLTGGAMARGGELVLSTAGMTRVLEIDEADQVAVVEPGILNADLNRTLEPLGLRWAPDPASREISTVGGNIATNAGGLLCAKYGVTREAVLGLEVVLADGTLLRLGHRTVKGVTGLDLTALMIGSEGTLGVIVGATLKLTPLPTGAVATIAAYFSTIEQAAAASAAITAARLRPAAMELVDPQALAGILQYLGLPQRQAGSAHLLVQTDGDAAEEEGRDALAIISRLGGTASVTTDPEEGERLLAVRRAMHPAMEAQGQVLIEDIAVPRSQLVAMFAAIRRISERYGVAIPTVAHAGDGNLHPNLIYTGDEVPEVIWAAAGELFEAALALGGTLTGEHGIGTLKRRWLADELGDEQVALQRRIKAAFDPRGILNPGKVF comes from the coding sequence ATGACCGACGTTCTCGCCCAGCTGCAGTCTGCCGTCGGTGGCTCGCTGTCGATCGAGCCGGTCATGCTCGAGTCTGCCCGCAGCGACAAGTCGGGCCAGCGCAGCGTTTCTCCACCGCTCGCCGTCGTGACGGCGCGCAGTGTCGAGCAGGTGCAGGCGGTGATGCGCATCGCCCACGAGCACCGCATCCCCGTCGTGCCCCGCGGTGCCGGCACGGGGCTCACGGGTGGCGCCATGGCACGTGGCGGCGAGCTCGTGCTCTCGACGGCCGGCATGACTCGCGTGCTCGAGATCGACGAGGCTGACCAGGTGGCCGTGGTCGAACCGGGCATCCTCAACGCCGATCTCAACCGCACGCTCGAACCGCTCGGCCTGCGTTGGGCCCCCGACCCGGCGAGCCGCGAGATCTCGACCGTCGGGGGCAACATCGCGACGAATGCCGGCGGCCTGCTGTGCGCGAAGTACGGCGTCACCCGTGAGGCGGTGCTGGGCCTCGAGGTCGTGCTCGCCGACGGCACGCTCCTGCGGCTTGGGCATCGCACCGTGAAGGGCGTGACTGGCCTCGATCTCACCGCCCTCATGATCGGATCAGAGGGAACGCTCGGCGTCATCGTCGGGGCAACCCTCAAGCTGACGCCCCTGCCGACGGGAGCCGTCGCGACGATCGCCGCGTACTTCTCGACCATCGAGCAGGCGGCCGCCGCGTCGGCGGCGATCACTGCGGCCCGCCTCCGCCCCGCCGCGATGGAGCTTGTCGATCCGCAGGCGCTCGCGGGCATCCTGCAGTATCTGGGCCTTCCTCAGCGGCAGGCCGGCAGCGCGCATCTCCTCGTGCAGACTGACGGCGATGCGGCAGAAGAGGAGGGGCGGGACGCGCTCGCGATCATCTCCCGGCTCGGAGGAACGGCGAGTGTGACAACCGACCCTGAGGAGGGCGAACGCCTGCTCGCCGTGCGCCGCGCGATGCACCCCGCCATGGAGGCGCAGGGGCAAGTGCTCATCGAAGACATCGCGGTACCGCGCTCGCAGCTCGTCGCGATGTTCGCCGCGATCCGTCGCATCAGCGAGCGCTATGGCGTGGCGATACCGACCGTGGCGCACGCGGGCGACGGCAACCTGCACCCCAACTTGATCTACACGGGCGACGAGGTTCCCGAGGTGATCTGGGCCGCGGCGGGCGAGCTGTTCGAGGCAGCACTCGCACTCGGGGGCACGCTCACCGGCGAGCACGGTATCGGCACCCTCAAGCGTCGATGGCTCGCTGACGAACTGGGCGACGAGCAAGTCGCACTGCAACGGCGCATCAAGGCCGCGTTCGACCCACGGGGCATTCTCAACCCCGGCAAGGTCTTCTAG
- a CDS encoding nucleoside hydrolase, with protein sequence MTAQPVILDVDTGVDDALAILLAVRHPALDVRAITCTGGNAPLAQVVANTLAVLDAADAGNIPVAAGAHRPLLEAPQHAAAIHGADGLADLALARSARAPEHGHAVELLRRTLADSAEPVTIISLAPLTNIAMLLRLHPDVTERIARVVMMGGAVGSGNATAAAEFNVWHDPEAAAIVLGDGLDVLMYGLEPFYRVSVTHDDARRLSDSADAGARLAGALLTHLIGIDATEDRVADERVAIGDAGAVCAAIDPSPLVTRLAPVEVALSPGPTRGQTVVDLRTMVGADITAARAIAPATVVLDVDAEPYRRLFLETLLGTSIRS encoded by the coding sequence ATGACCGCCCAGCCGGTGATTCTCGACGTCGACACCGGGGTCGACGATGCCCTTGCGATTCTGCTCGCCGTGCGCCACCCCGCCCTCGACGTGCGGGCGATCACGTGCACGGGCGGCAATGCGCCGCTCGCCCAGGTCGTCGCAAACACGCTGGCGGTGCTGGATGCGGCCGATGCTGGCAACATCCCTGTGGCCGCCGGGGCGCACCGGCCCCTGCTCGAAGCACCGCAGCACGCGGCCGCCATCCACGGAGCCGACGGCCTCGCCGACCTCGCCCTGGCCCGCTCTGCCCGCGCACCCGAGCATGGTCACGCGGTCGAGCTGCTGCGGCGCACTCTCGCCGACAGCGCTGAACCCGTGACGATCATCAGCCTCGCACCCCTGACAAATATCGCGATGCTGCTGCGACTGCACCCCGACGTGACCGAGCGCATCGCGCGCGTGGTCATGATGGGCGGGGCCGTCGGCTCGGGCAACGCGACGGCCGCCGCCGAATTCAACGTCTGGCACGACCCCGAAGCGGCGGCGATCGTGCTCGGCGATGGGCTCGACGTGCTCATGTACGGTCTCGAGCCGTTCTACCGCGTCTCGGTCACGCACGACGACGCACGTCGCCTCTCCGACTCCGCCGACGCTGGTGCTCGCCTCGCGGGCGCCCTGCTGACCCACCTGATCGGCATCGACGCGACCGAAGATCGCGTGGCCGACGAGCGAGTCGCGATCGGCGACGCGGGCGCCGTCTGCGCCGCCATCGATCCGAGCCCGCTCGTGACGCGACTCGCCCCCGTCGAAGTCGCCCTCTCTCCGGGCCCGACCCGCGGGCAGACGGTCGTCGACCTGCGCACCATGGTCGGCGCCGACATCACGGCTGCTCGCGCGATTGCGCCCGCGACGGTCGTGCTCGACGTCGACGCCGAGCCGTACCGACGGCTGTTTCTCGAGACTCTTCTCGGCACGTCGATCCGGTCATGA
- a CDS encoding spermidine synthase, whose product MLRFEELAHEQTPMGELSLRRRHEPVVGVDVYEVKLGDEYLMSSLFTVAEEELARLGLAAVAGTAPLSVVVGGLGLGYTAVTALDDPRIRSLAIVDALPEVIGWHDRRLLPVSDRLVDDPRTTLVQADFFAIMRGEPGDVDAVARDLDAILLDVDHTPTFTLDASHADLYTVEGMRRLSRHLAPGGVFALWSDEVPDESFLAVLREVFASVEGHTVEFANPLTEGVSRNGVYVATLAQRGAGS is encoded by the coding sequence ATGCTCCGCTTCGAAGAGCTCGCCCATGAGCAGACGCCCATGGGCGAGCTCTCGTTGCGGCGTCGGCACGAGCCCGTCGTCGGCGTCGACGTCTATGAGGTGAAGCTCGGCGATGAGTACCTCATGTCGAGCCTCTTCACCGTGGCTGAAGAAGAACTGGCCCGGCTCGGTCTGGCTGCCGTGGCCGGCACGGCACCGCTCAGCGTCGTGGTCGGCGGGCTCGGGCTCGGCTACACGGCCGTCACGGCGCTCGACGACCCTCGCATTCGTTCGCTCGCGATCGTGGATGCACTGCCCGAGGTCATCGGCTGGCACGACCGTCGACTGCTGCCGGTGAGCGACCGACTCGTTGACGACCCTCGCACCACCCTCGTGCAGGCCGACTTCTTCGCCATCATGCGGGGCGAGCCGGGTGACGTCGATGCCGTGGCGCGCGATCTCGACGCGATTCTGCTCGATGTCGACCACACGCCAACCTTCACGCTCGACGCGAGCCACGCCGATCTGTATACCGTCGAAGGAATGCGTCGGCTCTCTCGCCACCTCGCGCCCGGTGGCGTCTTCGCACTGTGGTCAGACGAGGTGCCCGACGAGTCGTTCCTCGCGGTGCTGCGAGAGGTGTTCGCGTCGGTCGAGGGTCACACCGTCGAGTTCGCCAACCCTCTGACCGAGGGTGTCTCGCGCAATGGTGTGTACGTTGCGACTCTTGCGCAGCGGGGTGCCGGCTCGTAG
- a CDS encoding FAD-dependent oxidoreductase, whose translation MKLVVVGGVAAGASIAARARRLDEFAEIIVLERGHHVSFANCGLPYHIGGVITDRSRLLVQTPQSLREALDLDVRIGQEVVSIDRAAKSVTVRRVDDGTEYTESYDALALTPGAEALRPPIPGIDLPGVHVLRRMGDMDQIKTQLDALLADAAAGRRGPVRAVVIGAGYIGLEMAENLRHRGAEVDVVELADQILPPIDHELSVPVESHLRSRGVAVHLETGAAALREASGGLDVELTNHTVLHADLVILSAGVRPNTQLARDAGLELGERGGIVVDTHMRTSDPHIWAAGDAVETPNTVLPGSWLAPLAGPANRQARVAAENICGRDTEYRSTQGTSIVKVFDMVAGGTGATQRQLIAAGVPHRAIHVHPSGHAGYYPGTAMMHLKVVFDPETGRVLGGQAAGFDGVDKRIDVLATAVRMGMTVFDLEELELAYAPPFGSAKDPMNMAGFVAANVVRGDLSLWYAEDYPAAVEGARIIDVRTAEEFGIWHLPGAENVPLDTLRTACVEWNTSTPIRLYCAVGFRSYLAYRALRQRGFTDLKTLSGGSTTFRAWHQLDEADAPVQRAPMENYAETHSLFALAPTGIGASIDLDVTGLACPGPIMKLAEAATAADAGDEITIHVSDPGFAADAPAWVKRNGHELVSIEPEGPGYVAVIRKGGAGAMASARPVGGATVSGPGKNSFVVFSGDLDKVLASMIIANGALAMGEQVSMFFTFWGLNALRREQPPKRQKKMMDRMFGMMMPSGANDLPLSTMNMAGMGPVMIKNVMKQHNVPSLPELIASAQAGGARLIGCTMTMDLLGIAHSDLIDGVELGGVATFLGEASESTTTLFI comes from the coding sequence ATGAAGCTTGTCGTCGTCGGCGGAGTCGCCGCTGGAGCATCCATCGCCGCTCGCGCCCGTCGCCTCGACGAGTTCGCCGAGATCATCGTTCTCGAGCGCGGTCACCACGTCTCGTTCGCGAACTGCGGGTTGCCGTACCACATCGGCGGTGTCATCACCGATCGCAGTCGGTTGCTCGTGCAGACCCCGCAGAGCCTGCGCGAAGCTCTCGACCTCGACGTGCGCATCGGCCAGGAGGTCGTCTCCATCGACCGCGCGGCGAAGAGCGTGACCGTTCGCCGGGTCGACGACGGTACCGAGTACACCGAGTCGTACGATGCGCTCGCGCTCACGCCCGGCGCTGAAGCACTTCGCCCGCCGATACCTGGAATTGACCTGCCAGGCGTGCACGTGCTGCGCCGCATGGGCGACATGGACCAGATCAAGACGCAATTGGATGCGCTGCTCGCCGACGCCGCGGCCGGGCGACGTGGCCCGGTTCGCGCGGTGGTCATCGGAGCCGGGTACATCGGTCTTGAGATGGCTGAGAACCTGAGGCACCGCGGTGCCGAGGTCGATGTTGTCGAGCTCGCCGACCAGATTCTGCCGCCCATCGACCACGAGCTCTCGGTGCCGGTCGAGTCGCACCTGCGTAGCCGCGGCGTGGCCGTGCATCTCGAGACGGGGGCTGCCGCGCTGCGAGAAGCCTCGGGCGGCCTCGACGTCGAGCTGACCAATCACACCGTGCTGCACGCCGATCTCGTGATTCTTTCGGCAGGTGTGCGACCGAACACCCAGCTGGCCCGTGACGCGGGTCTCGAGCTTGGCGAGCGCGGCGGCATCGTCGTCGACACCCACATGCGTACCTCTGACCCGCACATCTGGGCGGCGGGCGACGCCGTCGAGACCCCGAACACGGTGCTGCCCGGCTCGTGGCTCGCCCCGCTCGCCGGGCCCGCAAACCGGCAGGCGCGCGTCGCCGCCGAGAACATCTGCGGTCGCGACACCGAATACCGCTCGACCCAGGGCACCTCGATCGTCAAGGTCTTCGACATGGTCGCGGGCGGCACCGGGGCCACCCAGCGGCAGCTGATCGCGGCTGGTGTTCCGCACCGGGCCATCCACGTGCACCCCTCGGGTCACGCGGGCTACTATCCGGGCACCGCGATGATGCACCTCAAGGTCGTCTTCGACCCCGAGACGGGCCGGGTGCTCGGTGGCCAGGCGGCCGGCTTCGACGGCGTCGACAAGCGTATTGACGTGCTGGCCACGGCGGTGCGCATGGGCATGACGGTCTTCGACCTCGAAGAGCTCGAACTCGCCTACGCTCCCCCGTTCGGCTCGGCGAAAGACCCCATGAACATGGCCGGTTTCGTCGCGGCGAACGTCGTGCGCGGCGATCTCTCGCTCTGGTACGCCGAGGACTACCCGGCGGCCGTCGAGGGCGCACGCATCATCGATGTGCGCACGGCAGAAGAGTTCGGCATCTGGCACCTGCCCGGCGCCGAGAACGTGCCGCTCGACACGCTGCGCACGGCCTGCGTCGAGTGGAACACGAGCACACCGATTCGGCTGTACTGCGCCGTCGGATTCCGCTCCTACCTGGCGTACCGCGCTCTGCGGCAGCGCGGCTTCACCGACCTCAAGACGCTCTCGGGCGGCTCGACAACCTTCCGGGCGTGGCACCAGCTCGACGAGGCCGACGCACCCGTGCAGCGCGCACCGATGGAGAACTACGCCGAGACACACTCGCTGTTCGCGCTCGCCCCGACGGGAATCGGCGCATCCATCGACCTCGACGTCACCGGCCTCGCGTGCCCTGGCCCGATCATGAAGCTCGCCGAGGCGGCGACCGCGGCCGACGCGGGCGACGAGATCACCATTCACGTCAGCGACCCCGGATTCGCGGCGGATGCTCCCGCCTGGGTCAAGCGCAATGGCCACGAGCTCGTCTCGATCGAGCCGGAAGGCCCCGGCTACGTGGCGGTGATCCGCAAGGGCGGAGCAGGCGCGATGGCCTCGGCGCGTCCGGTCGGCGGCGCGACCGTCTCAGGCCCGGGCAAGAACTCGTTCGTCGTCTTCTCGGGCGATCTCGACAAGGTGCTCGCCTCGATGATCATCGCCAACGGGGCTCTCGCCATGGGCGAGCAGGTCTCGATGTTCTTCACCTTCTGGGGGCTCAACGCGCTGCGTCGCGAGCAACCGCCGAAGCGTCAGAAGAAGATGATGGACCGCATGTTCGGCATGATGATGCCCTCCGGTGCGAACGACCTGCCGCTCTCGACCATGAACATGGCGGGTATGGGCCCGGTCATGATCAAGAACGTCATGAAGCAGCACAACGTGCCGAGTTTGCCCGAGCTCATCGCCTCGGCGCAGGCTGGCGGTGCCCGGCTCATCGGCTGCACGATGACGATGGATCTGCTGGGCATCGCGCACAGCGACCTCATTGACGGTGTCGAGCTCGGTGGAGTCGCCACCTTCCTCGGCGAGGCGTCTGAGTCGACCACCACACTGTTCATCTAG
- a CDS encoding NAD-dependent succinate-semialdehyde dehydrogenase, translating into MSKYAVTNPATGETITTYPTATDAEIASAVDGADKAYREWARTTTVEQRAALIAKVADLHRERRQHLAETIVREMGKPIGDALGEVDFSADIYQYYADNGPALLKDEPIELAEGSEGSAFIRKSPMGVLIGIMPWNFPYYQVARFAGPNLILGNTILLKHAAQCPASAEAIHQIFADAGFPVGAYTNIYATTDQIATMIADPRVQGVSLTGSERAGAAVAEQAGRHLKKVVLELGGSDPFILLSTDDLDATVEMATNARLDNSGQSCNGAKRFIVIDDLYDAFLEKFVAQMSGTQASDPMVEGGAYGPLSSSSAAEGLEDQVKRAVSGGATVLTGGTRDGNFFSSTVLADVKPGNDAYYEEFFGPVAQVFKVANEAEAVQLANDTPFGLGSYLFTTDSEQAARVADQIEAGMVYVNCVLADSPELPFGGIKRSGSGRELGTLGIDEFVNKKMIRIA; encoded by the coding sequence ATGAGCAAGTACGCAGTGACCAACCCCGCGACCGGGGAGACGATCACCACGTATCCGACGGCGACCGACGCCGAGATCGCGTCGGCGGTCGATGGAGCCGACAAGGCCTACCGCGAGTGGGCCCGCACGACTACGGTCGAGCAGCGCGCCGCGCTCATCGCGAAGGTCGCCGACTTGCACCGCGAGCGCCGCCAACACCTCGCCGAGACGATCGTGCGCGAGATGGGCAAGCCCATCGGCGACGCTTTGGGCGAGGTCGACTTCTCGGCCGACATCTACCAGTACTACGCCGACAATGGCCCCGCCCTGCTGAAAGACGAGCCGATCGAGCTCGCCGAGGGCAGCGAGGGCTCGGCCTTTATCCGCAAGAGCCCCATGGGCGTGCTCATCGGCATCATGCCCTGGAACTTTCCGTACTACCAGGTCGCCCGCTTTGCCGGCCCAAACCTCATTCTCGGCAACACGATCCTGCTCAAGCACGCAGCCCAGTGCCCCGCCTCGGCCGAAGCCATTCACCAGATCTTCGCCGACGCCGGTTTCCCGGTCGGCGCGTACACGAACATCTATGCGACGACCGACCAGATCGCCACGATGATCGCCGACCCGCGCGTGCAGGGCGTCTCGCTCACCGGTTCAGAGCGCGCCGGTGCGGCCGTCGCCGAGCAGGCCGGCCGGCACCTCAAGAAGGTCGTGCTTGAGCTCGGCGGCAGCGACCCCTTCATCCTGCTCAGCACCGACGACCTCGACGCCACGGTCGAGATGGCCACGAACGCGCGTCTCGACAACAGCGGCCAGTCGTGCAACGGTGCCAAGCGCTTCATCGTCATCGACGATCTCTACGACGCCTTCCTCGAGAAGTTCGTCGCGCAGATGTCGGGCACCCAGGCGAGCGACCCGATGGTCGAAGGCGGCGCTTACGGTCCGCTGTCGTCGTCGTCGGCCGCCGAAGGCCTCGAAGACCAGGTCAAGCGCGCCGTCTCAGGCGGTGCGACCGTGCTCACGGGCGGCACGCGCGACGGCAACTTCTTCTCGTCGACCGTGCTTGCCGACGTGAAGCCGGGCAACGACGCCTACTACGAAGAGTTCTTCGGCCCCGTCGCCCAGGTGTTCAAGGTGGCGAACGAGGCCGAGGCCGTGCAGCTCGCCAACGACACGCCGTTCGGTCTCGGCTCGTACCTCTTCACGACCGATTCTGAGCAGGCGGCCCGCGTCGCCGACCAGATCGAGGCCGGCATGGTCTACGTCAACTGCGTGCTCGCCGACAGCCCTGAGCTGCCCTTCGGCGGCATCAAGCGCTCGGGCTCGGGCCGCGAACTCGGCACGCTCGGCATCGACGAGTTCGTCAACAAGAAGATGATCCGCATCGCCTGA
- a CDS encoding phosphoribosyltransferase, giving the protein MFRDRIDAGEQVARLVADLRDENPVVLGLPRGGVPVAAVVAQALDAPLDVIIVRKIGVPGEPEYALGALGEGGVRVLDERLVDRLRLDPLQVARVEDEERSELARRVTALRGEHPMVELSGRTALIVDDGLATGATARAASQVALARGASRVVVAVPCAPRDAALGLPEADELRSVILSEAFGAVGQFYAHFDQVSDTEVVDLLRRARES; this is encoded by the coding sequence ATGTTCCGCGATCGCATCGACGCCGGTGAGCAGGTGGCGAGACTGGTGGCCGATCTGCGCGACGAGAATCCCGTGGTGCTTGGTCTGCCGCGAGGCGGGGTGCCGGTGGCCGCCGTCGTGGCGCAGGCGCTGGATGCTCCGCTCGACGTCATCATTGTGCGCAAGATCGGCGTGCCAGGCGAACCCGAGTACGCGCTGGGCGCGCTGGGTGAGGGCGGAGTGCGCGTGCTTGACGAGCGGCTCGTCGACCGACTGCGGCTTGACCCCCTCCAGGTCGCGCGGGTCGAAGATGAGGAGCGCAGCGAACTCGCCCGACGGGTCACCGCGCTGCGGGGCGAGCACCCCATGGTGGAACTCTCGGGGCGCACCGCGCTCATTGTCGACGACGGTCTCGCCACGGGGGCCACCGCGCGTGCGGCGAGCCAGGTGGCGCTCGCCCGCGGTGCGTCGCGGGTAGTGGTGGCCGTGCCGTGCGCGCCCCGCGATGCCGCGCTTGGCCTGCCCGAGGCGGACGAGCTGCGCTCGGTCATCCTGTCGGAGGCATTCGGCGCCGTCGGGCAGTTCTACGCGCACTTCGATCAGGTGAGCGACACCGAGGTGGTCGACCTGCTGCGTCGGGCGCGCGAGTCGTGA